Within the bacterium genome, the region GCCGATCGCAGCAGGGATGATGGACGAATTGTTGAGTATCAATGGGATTTCGGAGATGGAAGACATGACAAGGGAAAAGTCACCCGTCACCAATACGACACAAGCCGTGAGTTTAACGTCAAATTGAAGGTCACGGATAATGATGGTCTTTCCGGTGAGGTTTTCAAAGAAGTAGGAATTCGTGGAAAGGGACCACAGGCTGAATTCACCACGATTGGCAATACTGAGCCAGGCTCGATTATTGAGTTTGATGCATCTGCCAGCTCAGACCAGGACGGACGCATTGTCGACTTCGACTGGGATATGGGGGATTCAACAAAACTAAACGGGAAAAAGGTCACCCATAAGTACACCAACAACGGCGCCTACAATGTGAAGTTAACCGTTACAGACGACTCGAATCTTACAGATTCTGCATCCCATCGGCTGGACATTCAAAAGATTCCGACGGGGGGACAACTGTGCTCCAATCCAGTGACTAAAAGAAGTCCGGATTTGTACGGAGTCGTCGTCGCACAAAATCAATCTGCACGAACGGTTACCGTAAAACTGTACAATGCCGCAACCTGCGCTGACGTTTTCTATCAGTGCGGAGATCTCAAGCACGGCGGCGATATCATCTACGGAGGACCGGAAAAATGGATAGGCGTTATCTGTAAAGTTTACGCCCTGGGAAATAACACATTTAGAGTTCACATCGGAGGCGGAAAATACTGGCCGTCCACCGGACTTCGAAATGTGTATCTGCACTGGCAGAGGTGCGGATCTACAAATTATTGCGCCGGAGTGCCATAAAATCGTAGGGGCAGGCCTTGTGCCTGCCCGCGCGGGCGGCCACAAGCGCCGCCCCTACCTCTGTATAGCCGGTCGAATGCATAAATACGCAGCAATGTAGATCAGACCGGCTGTAATCAAGACGCTTCGAAAACCAAAGTTTAAAGCGAGTATTACGCTTAATACACTCCCTAAAACCGTAGCATATCCGTTCATACCCCACGCCCACGGAACGAACGATTGTAAATGGCGTGACATCCAGGAGAGTGCAAGAGGAAATGGCATACCCATGAAAAAACCAGCAGGGAAAATGAAAATAACGGATAGAGCCATCCTTGCTGCAAAGGGAGCAGAAAGGAATTTTTGAAACAGAATCGGAACAAGAAGAACCTGAAAGAGAATCGAAGCGCAAATAAAAGCCACTGCGAATTTCAGACTTCGAGAAACGTTTGAAGAACGATTCGTATATAGACTTCCCAGCGCTGCTGCGAGCAAAAGCGAAAAGACGATGGCCGCAACCGAATAAACGGGATAACCGATAAAAAGGATATATTTCTGAATGAGAGCTATCTCGACAAAAATAAATCCTACCCCCAAGCAGAAAAAATAAATGAGCAAACGCCACGTTTCTTTTGTATGTATCCCCAGTGGCTTGCTTCTTACCAGCGGATAAATAAGGAATACGGTTGCCAGAACCAAAGCCTCCAGCAAGATGATATAAATCGAAATTGCCGATAGAATCCCGCGAGCGTTCATCCGAATGATATCTGCTTCCTGCCAGAATGGATTTTCAATCTTTTTACGCAGTTCAAAAGAGAAAAGGGATTTTAGGAAAAAAGAATGTTCTATGAAGGGCCAATCATCGCTAGGGGCTCTCAGTTCATAAGGAGCTTCTTTGATCATTTGCTCTCTTTGACCCGGTCGCATGAAATCTGTGAAAAGTGTTTCTTTCTGCATTCGAGGACTATAGAGAAGCCAGTATCCCCGGCTTTTTCCCATTCTTTCCGCATATTTATGCAAATAATCCAATTCCTCGGACGTAAACGGTGTATTTTTCAGCAAGAAATAATTACCGGGAACGTCACCGGTGCCTGCATGAAATAGTGCCATATAGTTCCAATAATCTTTAACCCCCCGCTCTAA harbors:
- a CDS encoding PKD domain-containing protein — translated: MMRKSLFFLCLLLLVVVVACQDDLTSSEDAPTILFMSPNQVFPGQENVQGQIRGTNYKGIVAVDLGGDIRILETNIVNPTELSVRFSVKADATAGPKTVRVTTLKGTAVLEGGFTIDTNRAPVASFTASPTKTGKGTPVQFDASASNDPDGSISKYEWNFGDGSNATGVRTEHTYNSHGNFTATLKVTDNKGGQSSATRALVIENVRAPIAVFDVDPNNGDTSTVFRFDADRSRDDGRIVEYQWDFGDGRHDKGKVTRHQYDTSREFNVKLKVTDNDGLSGEVFKEVGIRGKGPQAEFTTIGNTEPGSIIEFDASASSDQDGRIVDFDWDMGDSTKLNGKKVTHKYTNNGAYNVKLTVTDDSNLTDSASHRLDIQKIPTGGQLCSNPVTKRSPDLYGVVVAQNQSARTVTVKLYNAATCADVFYQCGDLKHGGDIIYGGPEKWIGVICKVYALGNNTFRVHIGGGKYWPSTGLRNVYLHWQRCGSTNYCAGVP